The genomic segment ATCCCTTAAGCCTGTCACTTATTAATTTAAATGCCTGCTCTGCCTCTATAAGTAATGTTCCACATATTACAGGGATTCCGTTTCGATACGAGTGTTCCTCAACGTTGATGCAATCACTTACTAAAGATTCAATATCATCCATTTTTTCTATGGGTTTACTTTCTTAAAAATAAAGATAGAATTAAAGTAATCACTGCAGATAACAATATACAGGATGTAATTGGGAAGTAGAATGAGAAATTTTCATGCTGTATGCGAATATCCCCGGGTAGTTTGCTGAATCCAATCTTTCCAAGAATAAGAGTTACTCCCCCAAATAAAATAAGAAATGTTCCAATAAGTATTAGTATCTTTGCTATATTTGTCATTTTTCGACTTTCCAAAATGTCATTGCAAGCATTAACGAAGCAATCTCATGAATAATTATCTATAATGGACTTACATTTTTTGATAACAAGTTCTGTATTTTGTGTAGTTACATACTGTTCAAGTTCATTGAGCTCCTTTAAGAGCTCAGAGTGAGAGATATGATTATCTGAGCTGACAACGAGTATGTTCTCATCGTGAGTTAATTGAACTTTTTCACCTTTTCCGATAAGTTCTTCTTCAATTTTCTCACCCGGTCTTAAACCTATAAATGAGAATTTAGCTTTATCTTTGGGTAAGCCGGACAGTGCAATAAGGTCTTGTGCAAGGTCAATGATAGGTATTGGGTCGCCCATTTTTAATATGAATATTTCACCCCCATTCCCCATAGCGCCTGCCTGAATAATAAGTTGACCAGCTTCAGGTAGAGTCATAAAATACCTTTTTGCATCCGGATGTGTAATAGTGATAGACTCGTTCTCTTTTATTTGCTGCCTAAATATAGGAATACAGCTACCAGTAGAGTCAAGCACATTACCAAATCTTACGGATACAAATTTTGTACCCGATTCATTTGATAGAGACTGAATATAAAGCTCATTTATTCGTTTAGAGATGCCCATAATGTTTTTTGGGTTGACTGCCTTATCTGTTGAAACCATGACAAATTCTTCTATCGTATATTTGAGGGCAAGGTCGGCAAGCCTTTTTGTACCCAATATGTTATTTTTTACACCCTCAATTA from the bacterium genome contains:
- a CDS encoding DUF2905 domain-containing protein, translating into MTNIAKILILIGTFLILFGGVTLILGKIGFSKLPGDIRIQHENFSFYFPITSCILLSAVITLILSLFLRK